AAAATAACGGGTGCGCCACTGTCAGGCTTATGGCTGACCATGACATTGACCGCATAACGACTTGGCGTGGTTGCCAAAACTGCTGCGATAAATTCTTCATCATCACCATTCACAATACGCTCGACATGGGTCACCATATCAGCAAACATTGCTTCTAAATAGTCGAGAACGGATTGATTTTCGGTAAATAATTCACGAATAGGCGTGAATAAAGGCTGTAGCGCCCGTTTGGCGATATTGTGATGCAGCTCTTCTATGGCATCATTGGCTTCGTCTTCTAACTGTTCTAAGGCAATGGTGAGCTGATTGAGCCGTTTTTGCATATGGTTCTTTTGTGCAAAATTACTGAGTTCCGCTTCATAACCATTATCATCATGCTTATTTTCAATGTCTTTACTGGTTGTTTTAGTCTTAGCAGAGGTTGATTTATTATTATTATTTAAATGGCTGGTTGCTACTTTTACCTCACCATCATCATTATTATCAGCGGTATTACTGTTAGCAGCATCACTAATACTATCACTGACACTGGTATCTTCTGTGGGCAGCTGGCTTGGGTGTACAAAGACGGCTTTATTATCAAAGGGACGAAAGGTCAATGCTAAGTCGTACTGCTTGCCTTCAGCATTTAGCGCATCATAAGCATGGGTTTCTTGTTGATGGGTGGCATTTTTGATGGCTTCAATTTTGCTTTGATAGTGATCGCTACGAAAGCGTTGGTTCAGCCGTTTTTTGGCTTGTTGCCATAAGTTGTTGACCTGCTGCTGCAATAGGATTGATTGTCCGGCAGGTAGATGTAATGCCATCGGTGTACGCGGGTCAGTGAAATTATGCACATACACCCAATCATCAGGCGTTGGCTGCTCTACAGCAATGCGCTGCAATAAGCGACTGATGACTGTACGTTTACCCAATCCATTTTCACCAGCCGCAAAGACATGATAACCGCTCGCATGGATATCCAAAGCCGTCTGTAATGCTTTAAGTGCACGTTGTTGCCCAAAGCCGATGTTTAAATCTGGAGCGGTACGGGTGTCAGCAGGCAGCTGACTGACATCGCTATAGCGTTTTAATTGCTCAGCAGCGATGCGACAGCGTCGGTTAACTTCCGTTAAAATCGGGTCTGGTAACGGATTTTTTTGACTGTTCTTTATTACCTTTGACTGATGCGTTGAGAGGTCAGTTTTTGCGGCATTAGGAATGGTCGTTGTCGAAGTCGTTGTGATATCGGCATTGGCTACAGGTTGAGTCATATGGGCATTCTGCTGTTGAGTCATAAGCGTTAGGGTGATCGTCTCAAAAAATAGGGAGTTAAGGTGTATGAGTATGTCGGTGTATGCGCCTGATTATCAAGCACAATATTTGTACCATTCGTTAATTATTGTCCGCTCTTGGTGACCAGTTTAAGGTTTTATTCTTATTGTCTAGGCAGAATAAGGCTTTAATACCCGCGAAGATAGTATAAGATGGCGGACATTGACGCAATCTGCAACTATTCAACACGCAGAGCGCATGATAAAATAGATGATTCACCTATCAAAATGGGATAACGTGTTGTATGTCAGATTCTGCTAAGAGCGCTACCGTATCATCCTCTGCTGGTACAGGACTTGCTATTACTGACCCGACTGGGTTTACAAAAATTGGGGCACAGTTGCCAACGCTGGCTAGTATTTTGGCACAATCCGTTCAAACATTAGCCTTACCGTTAAGCGATAGTCAGCAGCGCACGTTATTATTGTACTTAGACCAGCTTTTATTATGGAATAAAGCGTATAATCTCACCGCCATCACCGATCCGGTTGAAGCATTGATTAAGCATGTGATTGATTGCTTGGCTATTATAGCGCATTTACCGGCTGGGTCTTTGTTGGATATCGGTACGGGTGCAGGGTTACCCGCCGTCATTATTGCGATTTGTCAGCCTGAGCGCCATTGCACCGCGCTCGATAGTAATAAGAAAAAAATCCGCTTTATTAAGCAAGTCAGCAGTGAGCTTGGACTGAGTAATATGACTCCGATTGCGGCACGTATTGAGGCGCATGATGGACAATATGACGTGGTGACCTCTAGAGCCTTTGCTAGCCTGATTGATTTTGTCGATGCTGCACAGCCGCGTTTGGCGAGTGGCGGTCGCTTGTGTGCGATGAAAGGCAAAGCACCAACGGCAGAAGAGCTACAGGAATTATTACCACAATGGCAGATTGACACCATTAAACTGAACGTGCCGCGTTTAGATGACAGCCGTCATTTGATTGAATTATCTTATAAAAATGTCTAAGCTAGCTTTATAGTCAAGCGATATTAATTAAATTGAGTGAGTGTATGGAAATCATAGCCATTGCGAATCAAAAAGGCGGTGTTGGTAAAACCACGACGGCAGTGAATTTGACGGCAAGCTTGGCGGCTAAACGCAAGCGCGTACTGCTAATTGACTTAGATCCACAGGGCAACGCCACCACAGGCACAGGTCTGGATAAAAATGATTTGGCATTAACCATGGCGGATGTGCTCCTCGATGGCGTGTCTCTACAAGAAGCCATCGTTACCAGTCCAGCAGGTTTTGATGTTATTGGTGCCAATCGTGAGCTTGCCGGTATGGATATCACCTTGATGGGTCAGACCAATAGCCATGAGCTACTAAAGACGGCAATGAGTGACTTAGTCACAGACCAAGTCACTGGGCAAAAACAGCCTTATGATTATATTATTATGGATTGTGCGCCCAGTTTAAATCTACTGACCATCAATGCCTTAGTAGCAACTGATGGGGTGATTATTCCGATGCAGTGTGAGTATTATGCACTTGAAGGCTTGGCAGATTTGTCACAAACGATTGATCGTTTAAAAGAGCTGAATGCTAAGCTTTATATTCGTGGTGTGGTAAGAACCTTATTTGATGCGCGTAATACCTTAGCCAATGATGTGTCGGCTGAACTGCAAACGCATTTTGGCGATATCATGTACGACACCCATATTCCAAGGAACGTGCGCTTAGCGGAAGCGCCAGCACATGGTATGCCCGTGTTGACTTATGATAGATGGTCTAAAGGGTCACGCGCCTATCAAAAGCTTGCAGCTGAAGTGATTGAGCAAAGTCGTAAATAGCAGGCTAGTCATTTAAAGTGTAAAATTAATGATGAACGGTTTTTTATAAACTCTTCATTATTAAAGATATTAAAACCACGTTTAGCAATTGTTGTCTGTAACAGTAAGCTATTATTAATAAAAATTTGGCTTTTATTTTAGCGTTAGAGGATAGGTAATCATGGCGAAAAAACGAGGATTGGCAGCCAATCGAGGTTTAGATGCCTTATTGGGGTCAATCAAAAAAGAAAAGCAAATTACCGCCTCTGCCTTGCAAGATGATATGGTCGCGCGTGATGCTATTCTGCCAGATACCGAATTGGACAACCTAGCCGAACCTGTTTTAGATGCGTCTGCTAACAGCAGTCGCACTAAAGGACGGGTAAAAGCAAACCAAGATGCTGCGGGTACGAACCGTATGCGTGCGATACGCAATAATTCTAAGGCGCTCAGTAGTATCGATAGCACTGTGGCTGAAGACCAAATCAGTCTGATACAAATTAATGTGATGCGCTTGCAAGCTGGTAAATATCAACCGCGCCGTGATATGAGTGAAACGGCATTGAGAGAGTTGGCGTCCTCTATTGAACAGCATGGCATTATGCAGCCTATCGTTATTCGTCCACTGCTGGCGCGTGAAGATAAAAGTACCGCTGATGTCACTCATGAAATCATCGCTGGTGAACGACGCTGGCGTGCGGCAAAAATGGCGGGTAAATCGGTTATTCCTGCGATTGAGCGTGCCTTGTCCGATGAATTAGCCATCGCTTTGGCACTGATTGAAAATATTCAACGCGAAGATTTATCAGTGATTGAGCAAGCCGCTGCATTGCAACGTTTTCATACTGAATTTGGTATGAGTCATGCCATGATAGCCGAAGTGGTCGGTAAAGCACGTACCACTGTCTCGAATTTGCTCCGTCTTAACCAACTTCACGATACGGTTAAAGATCATTTAGCGACCAGTGCTCTTGATATGGGGCATGCGCGTACATTGTTAGCGCTATCGTCTGAGCAGCAGCCTATCATCGCGCAAAAAATCATTGATGGTGGCATGACAGTACGAGAAGCTGAAAAGCTGGTGAAATCTATCTTAAATCCAGCACCTAAAGCCAGTCGTGTTGAAGTGTTGCAGACACCTGATATCGAGCGTTTAACCCAACGATTAAGTGATGCATTAGGTGCAGAAGTTAAGCTTAAACATAAAAAAGAGGGTCAAGGTAGTGTGGAAATATTCTTTCATAATCAAGACCAGTTTACGGCTTTAATGAAGCATCTAGACGTGCAGGGATAATAATAGAAGTGAGGCTGATTGGGCTTGTTAAATTGGTACTGAGATGTTGCTTGGTAAACCTTTGTTGTAATAGCCCTAAGCAGATATTTTAGAAAATGCTATACTTTAGCGTTTACTATTAGTACTGACTTTTTATTATTATTGTCTGTATCCTCATGGTTTTACCAATTTGTCAATGTTGAAAACCTGCATTGCAAATCCACGTATTCACATCACATTTGAGGCTTTTATGAGCCAATCTCATCACCCTGACTCTACAAAGACTTCTGCTAAAAGCATGCCGATAAGCCCGCTTAAACGCAAAACTTTATTGCGTCTGTTAAGCTATCTTAAGCCATATTGGTGGGCGCTGTTACTCACGGTTATCGGCTTTGCTATTAATGCCGCCACTGAAATTTGGATTGCCAAGTTATTACAATATATCACTGATGCCATTAATCAAAATGACCAAAGCAAACAAGATTGGTTTCCTGCGTTAATTATCATGCTGTTTTTTGTGCGTGGTGTTGGTAGCTTTTTGGGTAATTATTATTCGGCTTTGGTGTCGCGCAATTTGGTCTATGAGCTGCGGGTTCAGGTTTTTAACAAGCTATTACGCTTGCCAAGCTCGTTTTATTTAGCGAATCCAGCCGGTACGATTTCATCAAAGCTTATTTTTGATGTTGAGCAAGTGACTGCAGCCAGCACAGACTCAATGAAAACCCTATTACGTGACGGTTTGACGGTAGTAGCGTTGCTTGGGTTTTTGCTGTATAGCAATTGGCGTTTGACCTTGATTTTATTTTTAGTGCTGCCGCCTATCTTGTGGTTGATTCGTCTGGCTTCCAAGCGCTATTTAAAGTTGTCCAAAGGTATTCAGCAGACTATGGGCGATGTCAGTCATGTTACTAATGAGGTGATTGGTGGTTATCAAGTGGTCAAAAACTATGGCGGACAAGCCTACGAATCTCAGCGTTTTGATGTCATCTCAAAAAAGAACTTGCGCCAAGGTATGAAAGTAGTGGTTACCAATAGTATCAATACGCCAGCCGTGCAGCTATTGATGGCGATTGCAATGGCGGTGGTGGTATGGCTTGCGCTACGTCCTGCGGTGATTGATAATATTTCAGCCGGTGAATTTATTTCTTACATTGCGGCTGCTGGATTACTCAGTAAGCCGGTACGCTCACTGACCGATGTGAATCAAAAGCTACAAAAAGGTATCGCGGCGGGTGAATCTATTTTTGCGCTTCTGGATGAGCCTGAAGAACAAGATAGCGGGGTCCTGAACCCAACGTTGGCAGGCGATATTCATTTGAATAATGTCAGTTTGATTTATCCAGACTCGACCGTGGCACTGCGAGATTTTAATTTAAATGTGCATGCGGGCGAGACCGTGGCATTGGTCGGTCGTAGTGGGGCAGGTAAGTCGTCACTGGTTAATTTGTTGACGCGAACCCTTACCGCAACATCTGGACAAATCACGATAGACGGGCTACCGATTGAGGATATTACTCTAGAGAGTCTGCGGGCGCAGATTGCGATGGTGAATCAACAAGTGGTATTATTTAATACGACCGTGTTTAATAATATCGCCTATGGTGGTTTAGCAGATAAGACTCAAGCGGAAGTGGAACGTGCCGCGAAAGATGCTTTTGCGCATGACTTTATTATGAAAATGCCAAACGGCTATCAAAGTCAGATTGGTGCAGAGGGCTTGCAGCTATCGGGCGGACAACGTCAGCGCTTGTCCATTGCTAGAGCGCTTTTAAAAGACGCGCCTATTTTAATATTAGACGAAGCGACCAGTGCGCTTGATAATGAGTCAGAATATTATATTCAGCAGGCGCTTGATAATGTCATGAAAGACCGCACGACAATCGTTATTGCGCATCGTCTCACGACGATTGAATCTGCTGACCGGATTGGGGTGTTGGATAATGGTCGGATTGTCGAGCTGGGTACACATGACGAGTTGATGCAAAAACAAGGTCATTACGCGCAAATGTATGCCCGTGATTTTAAGTAGTTTGCGCAAGATTGTAGTTTTTGAGTTTCATAGATATTAATAAATAAGCAGCGATATATGAGCGTGCATTGATGAGTATGGAGACGGCAGTTACCCGCGCATGGCAGCGCCAAGCTGCTTGGTTATGGCTATTGCTGCCTATCAGTTGGTTATATGGTCTGGTCACAATGCTGCGCCGACAAGCTTATAAAGCGGGTCTATTTTCAAGTTATCGCGCGCCCATTCCAGTGATGGTGATTGGTAATATCACAGTTGGCGGTAGTGGTAAAACCCCATTGATTATGGCTTTGGTCAGTCATTTGCAGCAACACGGTGTACAGGTTGGTGTGATTAGCCGTGGCTACGGTGGTGATAGTCGTCAAATGCCTGCGTTAGTGACGAGCGCTAGCTTGCCAAGCGTCGTTGGGGATGAGCCTTATTTAATGGTCATGAATACGGGCGTGCCGATGGCAGTATGCCCCAATCGTCAGCAAGCTATTGAGGTTTTATTGCACGCACATCCTGAGCTGCAATTGATTATTGCGGATGATGGCTTACAGCATTATGCGTTGCAGCGTGATATTGAATGGATTGTGGTAGATGCGGCACGCGGTTTTGGTAGTCATCAGTTGTTACCGACAGGGTTCTTACGGGAGCCGATGTCACGGTTAAACAATGCAACGGTCATTTATCATGAAAAGCCAAATGCGCAGCCAATCGCCTATAACGTTAAGCAACCAACCAAGCGCTTAACCATGCAACTGCAACCCGATACTTTGCTGCCTTTATTACCTGAATTTCAAGTCAATAATATGGTGTCGCCTGTATCTGTTGGGAGCCAAGTTCATGCGGTCAGTGGCATTGGTTATCCGCAGCGTTTTTTTGACACGCTCAGCACACTAGGCTTTGCTGTTATTGAACATGCTTATCCAGACCACTATAATTTTAATGTGCCAGAACTGCTGCAATATACTCATTATCCCATTATTGTTACCAGTAAAGATGCGGTAAAAATCCGTGCATTATTTTTGCAAGCAGAAAACCGTCAGGAACTCAGTAGAGATGAGCAGGAAATCGCAAGTCGGTTATGGGTATTGCCAGTGACCGCTATACTTTCTGAAGCTTGCTATCAGACGTTGGAGCAGCAATTAATAGCATTGGGTATCGGGTTAGATGCTGTCCATTGATTGTGAATTTAGTGCCGTATTTATTATAATAAATAATTGTCTTATTGATAAATGCAGTCAGTGATTATTAAAGTATTACCTATTCTAGGAATAATTTATGCCAAATATATTAATGCCTATCAAAACTCATATTGTTATTCCGGCACGTTTTAAAAGCACGCGTTTGCCCGGTAAGCCGTTATTAACTATTCATGGTAAGCCGATGATACTTTGGGTCGCTGAAAAGGCGCAGGCTGCTCACTTTGCTGATGATATGTGTATTGCGACCGATGATGCGTGTATTGCCAAAGTTTGCATGGATGCCGGTTATGATGTGGTAATGACGCGTGCTGACCATATGTCAGGAACTGACCGCTTGGCGGAAGTTGCTGCCATCAAAGGCTGGGCAGATGATGATATTGTTATTAATATGCAAGGCGACGAGCCGTTAGTACCGCCATTATTGCTAGAGCAGGTAAAAATGCTATTGGTGCAAGACAGCGCTAGTGTGATGGCAACATTATATGAACCGATTGATGATTATCATACCTTTATGCGCCCGTCAGTGGTCAAAGTGGTCAGTGCTATGGTTGCTGATACGCAACGGGCGCTATATTTTAGTCGTGCGCCCATTCCTTGTGATCGCGATGTGGCGCTTGCCATAGAGTCTGATATGCAACCATCTTCAGTGTTGCCTGCGCCAAAAAACGCCTATCGTCATTTAGGTCTCTATGCGTATCGAGTTAGCTTATTGCAGCAATTTGTGCATTGGGCACAAACGCCACTTGAGATACTTGAGAGCTTAGAGCAGCTGCGTATTTTAGAAAATGGTGGCAACATCGCGATTGCAGCGGCAGCTTTGCAGTTGCCGGCAGGGGTAGATACTCAAGAGGATTTAGAGCGTTTAAATGCTATGAGCTTAACTGACTTTCAGAGCTTTTAGTAATCGATAATATTAGTAGTGAGTATTATTTATAGCATTTACTACTAAAAATTAGCCTAAGTAAAAAATAATAGCACTCTTAAATTAAGTATTGATATTATTAACTAAGAGCTCTTAAAAGTTACATCAAATCATAAGGCAATAGACGTGGAAAATATGACAGATAGTATTTATTTTGCGCCACTATTGCCTTGGCAGCAAACATTATGGACACAACTGACCGCGCGAGTATTAACCCCGCAGCAGTCGTTACCACATGCGCTTCTCGCTGCTGGCATGCAAGGTATGGGCAAGCGTGCGTTTGTGTGGCGTTTGGTAGCGTGGTTATTGTGCCGCGAGCGTGAAAATCATCCCCTTGGTGCCTGTGGCAGTTGTGAGAGTTGTCAATGGCTGAAATCGGGTACGCACCCAAGTTTGCAAGTATTACCCGCAATCAGCAAGCCGATTAGCGCGGCAAGTAGCGAGAGCTATGAGGCATTAAAAAGTACTAGCAAAAAAACAAAAGCTGATAGTAAGGCTACGGCTACCAAGGCGATTGATAATGCGGCACTGACGACAAAGGTAGATGATATCCGCGCCCTACAACCTTTTATTTATCAAGGTGGACAAGGGATGCGCATTTGCGTCTTGGATCATGCTGAGCAAATGACGATTGCCGCTGCCAATGCCTTGCTCAAAACGTTAGAAGAACCACAAGCGCAAGTTTATTTATTTTTAATTAGTGACACACCGGCAAAACTACTACCGACGATTAAGAGCCGCGTGCAGCAATTGCCTTTACAAATTATCGCTGCATCGACAGCACAGGATTATGTGACTCATGCCCTCGGCAGCACTATTAATCGTGAAGTGGTCAGCCCCACGCAAATAGAACAATTACTACAATTAGCCAATGGTGCGCCTTTAACCGCGATAGATTTGGCGCAAGCATCTTGGTATAGCAAGCGTGCGTTGTGGCTGACCACATGGCAAGCGCTGCAGCAAGGTAAGCGCAGTAGCGTAGCTGCCAGTGATTATTGGCAAACTCAACTTGGCATTAGCGATTTTATTCAGTTAACTGAGATGATGCTGCTCGATATTCAGCGCGTGAGTCTTGGTCTTGCCAGTAATCAACAAGATATTGATTTGGTCACTGCCATACAAAACTATCAACCGAGTGATAATGCCCTAGCAGCCCTCGCAAGCAATTTACAGCAAACAAAAATAGCCTTACAACAAAATGTGCAAGAAAAATTTGCCTATGATAAGCTGATGCAACAATTAGCGCAGTTATAAGTTTACAGCGAGAATTTTGTCGCCTTTAAGGCACGTATTTATATCTCTAGATCATCGCGATATTATTTACTGAGGCTTTTTATTTAACCCTTTATTTAACCCTCTATTTCACATAAGGAATGGCTCATGGCAATGCCCGGACGTGGCGGGATTCTCACCTGTCATATTGAAGATGTCGCAACCCTATACGCCAGCTATTTGTCCTTTGTGGAAAATGGTGCATTATTCGTACCCAGTACGCTTGCGCAACAGCTAGGAGACGAAGTATTTATTGCCGTCACTTT
This genomic window from Psychrobacter urativorans contains:
- the rsmG gene encoding 16S rRNA (guanine(527)-N(7))-methyltransferase RsmG; this encodes MSDSAKSATVSSSAGTGLAITDPTGFTKIGAQLPTLASILAQSVQTLALPLSDSQQRTLLLYLDQLLLWNKAYNLTAITDPVEALIKHVIDCLAIIAHLPAGSLLDIGTGAGLPAVIIAICQPERHCTALDSNKKKIRFIKQVSSELGLSNMTPIAARIEAHDGQYDVVTSRAFASLIDFVDAAQPRLASGGRLCAMKGKAPTAEELQELLPQWQIDTIKLNVPRLDDSRHLIELSYKNV
- a CDS encoding ParA family protein; the encoded protein is MEIIAIANQKGGVGKTTTAVNLTASLAAKRKRVLLIDLDPQGNATTGTGLDKNDLALTMADVLLDGVSLQEAIVTSPAGFDVIGANRELAGMDITLMGQTNSHELLKTAMSDLVTDQVTGQKQPYDYIIMDCAPSLNLLTINALVATDGVIIPMQCEYYALEGLADLSQTIDRLKELNAKLYIRGVVRTLFDARNTLANDVSAELQTHFGDIMYDTHIPRNVRLAEAPAHGMPVLTYDRWSKGSRAYQKLAAEVIEQSRK
- a CDS encoding ParB/RepB/Spo0J family partition protein, which encodes MAKKRGLAANRGLDALLGSIKKEKQITASALQDDMVARDAILPDTELDNLAEPVLDASANSSRTKGRVKANQDAAGTNRMRAIRNNSKALSSIDSTVAEDQISLIQINVMRLQAGKYQPRRDMSETALRELASSIEQHGIMQPIVIRPLLAREDKSTADVTHEIIAGERRWRAAKMAGKSVIPAIERALSDELAIALALIENIQREDLSVIEQAAALQRFHTEFGMSHAMIAEVVGKARTTVSNLLRLNQLHDTVKDHLATSALDMGHARTLLALSSEQQPIIAQKIIDGGMTVREAEKLVKSILNPAPKASRVEVLQTPDIERLTQRLSDALGAEVKLKHKKEGQGSVEIFFHNQDQFTALMKHLDVQG
- the msbA gene encoding lipid A export permease/ATP-binding protein MsbA; the protein is MPISPLKRKTLLRLLSYLKPYWWALLLTVIGFAINAATEIWIAKLLQYITDAINQNDQSKQDWFPALIIMLFFVRGVGSFLGNYYSALVSRNLVYELRVQVFNKLLRLPSSFYLANPAGTISSKLIFDVEQVTAASTDSMKTLLRDGLTVVALLGFLLYSNWRLTLILFLVLPPILWLIRLASKRYLKLSKGIQQTMGDVSHVTNEVIGGYQVVKNYGGQAYESQRFDVISKKNLRQGMKVVVTNSINTPAVQLLMAIAMAVVVWLALRPAVIDNISAGEFISYIAAAGLLSKPVRSLTDVNQKLQKGIAAGESIFALLDEPEEQDSGVLNPTLAGDIHLNNVSLIYPDSTVALRDFNLNVHAGETVALVGRSGAGKSSLVNLLTRTLTATSGQITIDGLPIEDITLESLRAQIAMVNQQVVLFNTTVFNNIAYGGLADKTQAEVERAAKDAFAHDFIMKMPNGYQSQIGAEGLQLSGGQRQRLSIARALLKDAPILILDEATSALDNESEYYIQQALDNVMKDRTTIVIAHRLTTIESADRIGVLDNGRIVELGTHDELMQKQGHYAQMYARDFK
- the lpxK gene encoding tetraacyldisaccharide 4'-kinase, yielding MSMETAVTRAWQRQAAWLWLLLPISWLYGLVTMLRRQAYKAGLFSSYRAPIPVMVIGNITVGGSGKTPLIMALVSHLQQHGVQVGVISRGYGGDSRQMPALVTSASLPSVVGDEPYLMVMNTGVPMAVCPNRQQAIEVLLHAHPELQLIIADDGLQHYALQRDIEWIVVDAARGFGSHQLLPTGFLREPMSRLNNATVIYHEKPNAQPIAYNVKQPTKRLTMQLQPDTLLPLLPEFQVNNMVSPVSVGSQVHAVSGIGYPQRFFDTLSTLGFAVIEHAYPDHYNFNVPELLQYTHYPIIVTSKDAVKIRALFLQAENRQELSRDEQEIASRLWVLPVTAILSEACYQTLEQQLIALGIGLDAVH
- the kdsB gene encoding 3-deoxy-manno-octulosonate cytidylyltransferase: MPNILMPIKTHIVIPARFKSTRLPGKPLLTIHGKPMILWVAEKAQAAHFADDMCIATDDACIAKVCMDAGYDVVMTRADHMSGTDRLAEVAAIKGWADDDIVINMQGDEPLVPPLLLEQVKMLLVQDSASVMATLYEPIDDYHTFMRPSVVKVVSAMVADTQRALYFSRAPIPCDRDVALAIESDMQPSSVLPAPKNAYRHLGLYAYRVSLLQQFVHWAQTPLEILESLEQLRILENGGNIAIAAAALQLPAGVDTQEDLERLNAMSLTDFQSF
- a CDS encoding DNA polymerase III subunit delta'; translated protein: MTDSIYFAPLLPWQQTLWTQLTARVLTPQQSLPHALLAAGMQGMGKRAFVWRLVAWLLCRERENHPLGACGSCESCQWLKSGTHPSLQVLPAISKPISAASSESYEALKSTSKKTKADSKATATKAIDNAALTTKVDDIRALQPFIYQGGQGMRICVLDHAEQMTIAAANALLKTLEEPQAQVYLFLISDTPAKLLPTIKSRVQQLPLQIIAASTAQDYVTHALGSTINREVVSPTQIEQLLQLANGAPLTAIDLAQASWYSKRALWLTTWQALQQGKRSSVAASDYWQTQLGISDFIQLTEMMLLDIQRVSLGLASNQQDIDLVTAIQNYQPSDNALAALASNLQQTKIALQQNVQEKFAYDKLMQQLAQL